The Muribaculum intestinale genome includes the window CGAAGCGGTGATTGTGTTTCCTGTGCAGCATACAACAGCATTTTCAACACAGCTCTTCAATTCTCGATAATTGCCGAGCCAGTCGTGTGCCATCAGCTTTATCATGGCGTCTGCATTGAAAACAGGTATTGCAACTATCCCTTTCGACCTGCAATAATCTTCTGCCATCTGCTCTGCGTTAGATACAATATCTGCCGGACACTCTCTGAGCGGTGGTATTCGCACAATATTATGGCTCAGCAAATCATACAGTCTGCGGTCAAACCTGTCTGTGCGGATTTCAGATATGTCTTTACATGATACAATCAAATGTGCCGTGAACGGTTCCCATATCTCCGACCCCACACGACGATACTCGCCTCTTTCAAGAATATCCAGAAGGACTTCCTGTAAATTTGCAGGAAGGTCTGCAATATCTTTCAGATAAAGCAGTCCCTTATCATTAGACTTGTCAATAAGCCCTTTCCTGTGCTGTTTTATTTCCGGCCTGAAACCCCGGACGACACCAAGAAACAGCTCCATCGCATTTTCCACATTCAATGTAGAGCATTGTATCTCCTCCAGACGGAAGACAGTGTCTGAGTCATCACGGTGGACGTGTTCTGCAAGATAGCTTTTGCCTGTTCCGACCTCACCCGTTATGATCACCGGCTTATGATGGTTGACAAGATTCCGGAGGTCGCTTACTGCCTTATTGTATTCCACCGATTTGTGACGATAGACCTGTGGCAATCTCGCAAGTATCTTGT containing:
- a CDS encoding sigma-54-dependent transcriptional regulator, with the protein product MKILLYEPDQRTGEPIYHALRREGHDVIWIQEYMDARTKILDEKFDASLIEIDDYEGLRLIESWVEQSPRLLCVAIYKEQDAGVGFKASKLGSQEIYEIEHGSIAELDRILKQYKILARLPQVYRHKSVEYNKAVSDLRNLVNHHKPVIITGEVGTGKSYLAEHVHRDDSDTVFRLEEIQCSTLNVENAMELFLGVVRGFRPEIKQHRKGLIDKSNDKGLLYLKDIADLPANLQEVLLDILERGEYRRVGSEIWEPFTAHLIVSCKDISEIRTDRFDRRLYDLLSHNIVRIPPLRECPADIVSNAEQMAEDYCRSKGIVAIPVFNADAMIKLMAHDWLGNYRELKSCVENAVVCCTGNTITASDLHITPVESDTPPEDDKGKLIFYLDKFCGKKVDVMKALGITAPTLDKRLKKYGIDYKLFKKKKERKPRRKAATS